A window from Trinickia violacea encodes these proteins:
- a CDS encoding PPC domain-containing DNA-binding protein: MQPHPLRLLPGDDLRASVEDALRQRELRAAFVLQGIGSLSVAQLRFAGAETPVTLRGDLEILTLAGSVSPDGAHLHMSVSDAGGQVFGGHVACGCTVRTTAEILLVLLPEHRFSRALDAGTGFMELVVQREPDGSARPTNLLPPHSPRE, from the coding sequence ATGCAGCCCCATCCTTTGCGCCTTTTGCCCGGCGATGATTTGCGCGCGTCTGTCGAAGACGCGCTGCGTCAGCGCGAATTGCGCGCGGCGTTCGTCCTCCAGGGCATCGGGAGCCTTAGCGTCGCCCAATTGCGATTCGCAGGCGCCGAAACACCGGTAACGCTACGCGGCGACCTCGAAATATTGACTTTGGCCGGCTCGGTATCCCCCGATGGCGCGCACCTGCACATGTCCGTTTCCGACGCAGGCGGTCAAGTGTTCGGCGGCCATGTGGCGTGTGGATGCACGGTTCGCACAACCGCCGAGATACTGCTCGTACTGCTTCCCGAACATCGCTTCTCCCGCGCGCTCGATGCCGGTACCGGATTCATGGAGCTGGTGGTTCAGCGCGAGCCAGACGGCAGCGCCAGACCGACAAACCTTCTTCCCCCCCATTCCCCCAGGGAATGA
- a CDS encoding 3-keto-5-aminohexanoate cleavage protein codes for MIEKLPLWEAAKREMEEYQFIAGAELQPKWNVPERIAINAAVSGRFEDTTSFQAYVDEATRVIEAGACGVHIDFSFMTDAQGRRMDRDIVPVEAYKQVVEPLRARFGNDFVPNVNVLHGTTFDMCMDPARAGMCEVAPCAPGHPEAFAVPAVATLEEVGVKPELAVHSSGEIELAKRKLIDTGILKKPYNWIILYGLPFNVGRTLVSGTWVSDAQDMAQHMFLMVDQIRKIDPTSVITVCAAGRSTLYMTTLATMMGLHIRVGTEDTPWKYPNSDERLQSNLEMFNMAKDIAELLGRKPATANEYRTLLGKPTR; via the coding sequence ATGATTGAAAAGTTGCCACTCTGGGAAGCCGCCAAGCGCGAAATGGAGGAGTACCAGTTCATTGCGGGGGCCGAGTTGCAGCCCAAGTGGAATGTGCCGGAGAGGATCGCAATCAACGCCGCGGTCTCCGGGCGCTTTGAAGACACGACGTCGTTCCAGGCGTACGTGGATGAAGCGACCAGGGTGATCGAAGCCGGCGCCTGTGGCGTTCACATCGACTTCTCGTTCATGACCGACGCACAGGGGCGCCGCATGGATCGCGACATCGTGCCGGTCGAAGCCTACAAGCAGGTTGTCGAGCCGCTGCGCGCCCGCTTCGGCAACGACTTCGTGCCGAACGTGAACGTGCTGCACGGCACGACGTTCGACATGTGCATGGACCCGGCGCGCGCGGGGATGTGCGAGGTGGCGCCGTGCGCGCCGGGCCATCCGGAGGCCTTTGCGGTGCCGGCCGTCGCCACGCTCGAAGAGGTCGGCGTCAAGCCCGAGCTGGCGGTCCACAGCTCCGGCGAAATCGAGCTGGCCAAGCGCAAGCTGATCGATACCGGCATTCTCAAGAAGCCGTACAACTGGATCATCCTCTACGGCCTGCCGTTCAACGTCGGGCGTACCCTGGTGTCGGGCACCTGGGTCAGTGACGCCCAGGACATGGCTCAACACATGTTCCTGATGGTGGACCAGATCCGCAAGATCGATCCGACGTCGGTCATCACCGTCTGCGCGGCGGGCCGCTCAACGCTCTATATGACCACCCTCGCCACCATGATGGGTCTGCATATCCGCGTCGGCACGGAAGACACGCCGTGGAAGTACCCGAACAGCGACGAGCGCCTCCAGAGCAACCTCGAGATGTTCAACATGGCGAAAGACATCGCGGAGCTGCTCGGGCGCAAGCCGGCAACGGCGAATGAGTACCGCACACTGTTGGGCAAGCCGACCCGTTAA
- a CDS encoding homogentisate 1,2-dioxygenase, with the protein MSDKPQDAGPPVQLWTRDGFQGALSVVTRPTYAPDYLSVQGPHAPRRAVLQRLTPDDQDDAEALPTTVATSRQGVKLHVSGRRKPMPYVVRNVEADEIHFIQSGTVRFETDVGCLTAGEGDFVCIPRAVAYRYAPIGDAMRSVIVESPSALKLSPPMPSGMLNVARDVKYAEVDPGMAAGGPTKLVLKTFDAENTVFTMPHDPLALGMRLSESVPVWKLNLASIQVHAYLPEGGPPSSFLSSGTGDILMFNLSARPGGRPPVHINADFDELICYVRGPGVWGGVSEPGTLTCVPKGVIHHGPSEDVPEGYQAWLLETRATMRWTPKALAVSELMETGQYGPHPSVGK; encoded by the coding sequence ATGAGTGATAAGCCGCAGGACGCAGGGCCTCCCGTGCAGTTGTGGACTCGGGACGGGTTCCAAGGCGCGCTGTCGGTCGTGACGCGGCCGACTTACGCGCCGGACTATCTTTCGGTGCAAGGCCCGCACGCACCGCGAAGAGCGGTTCTGCAACGATTGACGCCTGACGATCAGGACGACGCCGAAGCCCTCCCGACCACGGTTGCCACCTCGAGGCAGGGCGTCAAGCTGCATGTGTCGGGACGGCGCAAGCCGATGCCGTACGTCGTTCGAAACGTCGAGGCGGACGAGATCCACTTCATCCAATCAGGCACGGTCAGGTTCGAAACGGATGTTGGGTGCCTCACCGCAGGCGAGGGCGATTTCGTCTGCATCCCACGAGCCGTGGCCTATCGGTACGCGCCTATCGGCGATGCCATGCGCAGCGTGATTGTCGAAAGTCCCTCGGCCTTGAAGCTTTCGCCGCCCATGCCTTCGGGAATGCTCAACGTCGCGCGGGACGTGAAGTACGCCGAGGTCGATCCCGGCATGGCGGCTGGCGGCCCGACAAAACTGGTGTTGAAGACCTTCGACGCGGAGAACACGGTCTTTACGATGCCGCACGATCCGCTTGCGCTTGGCATGCGGCTGTCGGAGTCCGTGCCGGTGTGGAAGCTGAACCTGGCCAGCATTCAGGTTCACGCCTATTTGCCCGAAGGCGGCCCGCCCAGCTCGTTCTTGTCGTCAGGCACGGGCGACATCCTGATGTTCAACCTGAGCGCGCGTCCCGGCGGACGGCCGCCGGTTCACATCAACGCCGATTTCGACGAATTGATCTGCTATGTGCGGGGCCCGGGCGTCTGGGGCGGCGTGTCGGAGCCCGGCACATTGACCTGCGTGCCGAAAGGCGTCATTCACCACGGCCCATCGGAGGACGTGCCTGAGGGCTATCAGGCCTGGCTGCTCGAAACGCGCGCGACGATGCGTTGGACGCCGAAGGCGCTTGCCGTCTCGGAGCTGATGGAAACAGGCCAATACGGACCGCATCCGAGCGTGGGCAAGTGA
- a CDS encoding substrate-binding domain-containing protein: MFSKVISSALRSAGLLVSAGLMCTAAHAAGDSVANHQGNIAPLCGTKPIIVGVSDGYGGNTWRKTGLEEVKDELSRCKNVTRVIYSNANGDPQKANSDINSMVAQGVNVLIMVPDFGAVQLPAMRAAMKAGVSVIPYSAQIPGVPGRDYVVNVVGDTKEVGVLWADWLGTTLKKGNVVFMGGSPGATTSQNFMDGLKSGLKKYPDLKLLNEQYVVTNWNPVDAQKATAGLIAHYPKIDAIVTDFGETAFSAVKAFEQAHLPVPAIATIASDNELNCHYLAAKKAGTSFPYYTLDGTTTYVRFAVRQGVAAYEGTADKESPAVLPYPYADSAKGLDPQCDPSAPPDADLSSALPPQKLKAVFEH, encoded by the coding sequence ATGTTTTCCAAAGTCATTTCGAGCGCTCTCAGAAGTGCCGGTCTGCTGGTTTCAGCAGGCTTGATGTGTACCGCGGCACACGCCGCGGGAGATTCCGTCGCGAACCATCAAGGCAACATCGCGCCGCTCTGCGGCACCAAGCCGATAATCGTCGGCGTATCCGATGGGTATGGCGGCAACACCTGGCGCAAGACCGGTCTCGAAGAGGTCAAGGACGAGCTCAGCCGCTGCAAGAACGTCACGCGAGTCATCTACAGCAATGCCAACGGCGACCCGCAGAAGGCGAACTCCGACATCAACAGCATGGTCGCGCAAGGCGTCAACGTGCTCATCATGGTTCCGGACTTCGGTGCCGTGCAGCTCCCCGCCATGCGCGCCGCCATGAAAGCCGGCGTATCGGTCATTCCCTACTCCGCGCAAATTCCCGGCGTGCCCGGACGCGACTATGTCGTCAACGTCGTCGGCGATACCAAGGAAGTCGGCGTCCTTTGGGCCGACTGGCTCGGAACCACGCTCAAGAAAGGCAACGTCGTGTTCATGGGGGGATCGCCCGGAGCGACCACCTCGCAAAACTTCATGGATGGCCTGAAAAGCGGCCTCAAGAAGTACCCCGACTTGAAGCTGTTGAACGAGCAGTACGTCGTGACGAACTGGAACCCCGTCGACGCCCAAAAGGCGACCGCAGGCCTGATTGCCCACTACCCGAAGATCGATGCCATCGTGACGGACTTTGGCGAAACCGCGTTTTCCGCAGTGAAGGCGTTCGAGCAGGCCCACCTTCCGGTACCGGCCATCGCGACCATCGCAAGCGACAACGAATTGAATTGCCATTACCTCGCTGCGAAGAAGGCAGGAACGTCATTTCCGTATTACACGCTCGACGGCACGACCACTTACGTGCGCTTTGCGGTACGCCAAGGCGTAGCCGCCTACGAGGGCACCGCGGATAAGGAGTCTCCCGCCGTTCTCCCCTACCCCTATGCGGACAGCGCCAAGGGGCTCGACCCGCAGTGCGATCCGTCGGCTCCGCCGGATGCCGACCTCTCGTCTGCACTCCCGCCTCAAAAGCTGAAGGCCGTGTTTGAACATTGA
- a CDS encoding TetR/AcrR family transcriptional regulator, whose amino-acid sequence MKAEVRPRRGAPRKGEVSARERILATASVLFYREGIRAIGIDTVVEQSGVSKTSLYRVFDSKDALICAFAAEKDQLFWAWWDGVEEKHAEDPRALLDALLSGIAKRIAHPAFRGCPFLNLATEFPDDNHPGRVIARNNKEELRARLATIVARLGVRDPKRTASQIMLIINGAYVTGLIAGSRDLRGDLIDAATKLLV is encoded by the coding sequence ATGAAAGCAGAAGTCCGACCCCGGCGGGGAGCCCCGCGAAAGGGCGAAGTCAGCGCACGTGAGCGTATCCTCGCGACGGCAAGCGTTCTGTTCTACCGCGAAGGCATCCGTGCCATCGGCATCGACACGGTCGTCGAGCAATCTGGGGTGTCGAAGACGAGCCTCTATCGCGTGTTCGATTCCAAGGACGCTTTGATCTGCGCCTTCGCCGCCGAGAAAGATCAATTGTTCTGGGCGTGGTGGGATGGCGTTGAAGAGAAGCACGCTGAAGACCCGCGCGCCCTGTTGGACGCGCTGCTATCTGGAATTGCGAAACGGATTGCGCATCCCGCCTTTCGTGGCTGCCCCTTTCTTAACCTGGCGACGGAGTTTCCCGACGACAACCATCCTGGCCGGGTTATCGCCCGAAACAACAAGGAGGAATTGCGGGCGAGGCTTGCGACGATCGTTGCAAGGCTGGGCGTCAGGGATCCCAAGCGCACGGCCTCTCAGATAATGCTGATCATCAACGGCGCATACGTCACCGGTTTGATAGCGGGATCGCGGGATTTGAGGGGCGACCTCATCGACGCTGCAACGAAATTGTTGGTCTAG
- a CDS encoding carboxymuconolactone decarboxylase family protein, which yields MTSFPSYTIDSAPAASKSTLEEAKRTFGFVPNLQAHMAESPELLAGYTALWDLFAKSSLTPHEQQVVYLTSNFENNCHYCMAGHSTLAKMIKMDPAVIAALRAGTPLPDAKLEALHRFTTIVVRERGFVPDADVEAFLAAGYTRRNVLEVILGVATKVMSNYTNHIVHTPYDAFMKGNEWTKPADASATSAAA from the coding sequence ATGACCTCCTTCCCGTCCTACACGATCGACTCCGCCCCCGCCGCATCGAAGTCCACCCTTGAAGAAGCGAAGCGCACTTTCGGTTTCGTCCCGAACCTGCAGGCGCATATGGCCGAGTCGCCCGAGCTGCTCGCCGGCTATACGGCGCTGTGGGATCTCTTTGCGAAAAGCTCGCTCACGCCGCACGAGCAGCAGGTCGTCTACCTGACGTCGAACTTCGAGAACAACTGCCACTACTGCATGGCGGGCCACAGCACGCTCGCGAAGATGATCAAGATGGACCCGGCCGTGATCGCCGCACTGCGCGCCGGCACGCCGCTGCCCGACGCGAAACTGGAAGCGCTGCATCGCTTCACGACGATCGTCGTGCGCGAGCGGGGCTTCGTGCCGGACGCGGACGTGGAGGCTTTCCTCGCGGCCGGCTACACGCGCCGCAATGTGCTCGAGGTCATTCTCGGCGTCGCGACCAAGGTCATGAGCAATTACACGAATCACATCGTTCACACACCGTACGACGCCTTCATGAAGGGCAACGAGTGGACAAAGCCCGCGGACGCGTCTGCGACGTCCGCCGCCGCGTGA
- a CDS encoding Gfo/Idh/MocA family protein, translating to MKRPIRVGIVGLSAERGWGTTAHIPALRALPDVFDIVGVANTSLASAQAAAAAFDIPHAFENVAALVASPDIDVVAVTVKVAHHKEVVAAALEAGKRVYCEWPLGNGLAEAVELARLARERKVPTVVGTQAIVSPEVEFVRKLVADGYVGDVLSSTYLGNGFTWGDEVTRGDAYAMDSRNGATMLSIIGGHAIAAVQRVLGPIDEVGAVLSQRRQTVRIVETGDTIPMRTHDHVMVNAVLQSGAPLSLELRGGNPRGTRLLWEINGTEGDLRITARNEHVPVINISPLRVEGGRKGEEGFRELEIPQSYYFGLEDALAARNVAGIYKWMADDWFHGTGTAPDFDDAVALHRVVDAIEQSDRTGKRVRIG from the coding sequence ATGAAAAGACCTATTCGAGTGGGTATCGTCGGCCTTAGCGCGGAGCGCGGCTGGGGCACCACGGCTCACATTCCTGCCTTGCGCGCACTGCCCGATGTGTTCGATATCGTCGGCGTCGCCAACACGAGTCTCGCCAGCGCCCAGGCCGCCGCGGCGGCCTTCGATATTCCGCACGCTTTCGAAAACGTGGCGGCGCTCGTCGCCTCCCCGGATATCGACGTCGTGGCCGTGACGGTCAAGGTTGCGCACCATAAGGAAGTCGTCGCGGCGGCTTTGGAGGCGGGCAAGCGTGTCTACTGCGAATGGCCGTTGGGAAATGGTCTGGCGGAAGCGGTCGAGCTTGCCCGGCTTGCGCGCGAGAGAAAAGTGCCGACGGTCGTGGGAACCCAGGCCATCGTTTCGCCGGAGGTCGAGTTCGTGCGCAAGCTCGTAGCCGACGGATACGTGGGCGACGTGCTGTCGTCGACCTATCTCGGCAACGGCTTCACCTGGGGCGACGAAGTCACCCGCGGCGACGCCTACGCCATGGACTCGCGCAACGGCGCGACCATGCTGTCGATCATCGGCGGACACGCGATCGCAGCCGTGCAGCGCGTGCTCGGCCCCATCGACGAGGTGGGCGCGGTGCTGTCGCAGCGCCGCCAGACCGTACGCATCGTCGAGACGGGCGACACCATCCCGATGCGGACGCACGATCACGTGATGGTCAACGCCGTCCTGCAATCCGGGGCGCCGTTGTCGCTGGAGCTTCGCGGCGGCAATCCGCGCGGCACGCGGCTCTTGTGGGAGATCAACGGAACGGAGGGCGACCTGCGCATCACGGCGAGGAACGAGCACGTGCCCGTGATCAATATCTCGCCGTTGCGCGTCGAAGGCGGCCGGAAGGGGGAAGAGGGCTTTCGCGAGCTCGAGATCCCGCAGTCGTACTACTTCGGTCTCGAGGATGCGCTCGCGGCACGGAACGTCGCCGGCATCTATAAGTGGATGGCCGACGATTGGTTTCATGGAACCGGCACGGCACCCGACTTCGACGACGCGGTGGCCTTGCACCGGGTCGTCGACGCCATCGAGCAGTCGGATCGGACCGGCAAGCGAGTGCGAATCGGTTGA
- a CDS encoding LysR family transcriptional regulator, producing MNTRDLEAFVAVVESGSMVRAAQKLHLTQPGLTRRMQSLETLLGVELLDRQSKPLKPTRAGDEVYTLARSALRAVDDLLAIASSDIVSTGEFRIGVPPFLSELALEKPIDRLRAAFSKLTLRVTSGWSPGLIQDVERGVLDAAVVLMPDTFSMPDTLHATSLAFRPTVVVAAHSLGLSGKPFTLAELSRYDWVLNQDGCGFRSALSRALAAAGLPFSVAVEAFGADLQLSLVVRGLGIGLVSPDKLARSPYRDELDVVDTVDFRAGLTVWFIHGSLPGRLMRPAQLLRDAIADVLAQEGIALPAG from the coding sequence ATGAACACGCGGGATCTGGAGGCGTTTGTCGCGGTGGTCGAGAGTGGTTCGATGGTCCGCGCGGCGCAGAAGCTGCACCTGACGCAGCCCGGCCTGACGCGTCGGATGCAAAGCCTGGAGACGCTGCTGGGCGTCGAGCTGCTCGATCGTCAAAGCAAGCCGCTTAAGCCGACCCGCGCCGGCGACGAGGTCTACACGCTCGCGCGATCGGCACTGCGGGCCGTGGACGACCTGCTCGCGATCGCGTCGTCCGACATCGTATCGACCGGCGAATTCCGAATCGGCGTGCCGCCGTTCCTCTCCGAGCTCGCACTCGAGAAGCCGATCGACCGGTTGCGCGCCGCGTTTTCGAAGCTGACGCTGCGCGTCACGTCCGGCTGGTCGCCGGGGCTCATCCAGGACGTCGAGCGCGGTGTGCTGGATGCGGCGGTCGTGCTGATGCCTGACACCTTCTCGATGCCGGACACGCTGCATGCGACGTCGCTCGCGTTCCGGCCGACCGTGGTCGTCGCGGCGCACTCGCTCGGGCTGTCCGGCAAGCCCTTCACGCTGGCCGAGCTCTCGCGCTACGACTGGGTGCTGAACCAGGACGGCTGCGGATTCCGCTCGGCGCTGAGCCGGGCGCTCGCCGCGGCCGGGCTGCCGTTCAGTGTCGCCGTCGAGGCGTTTGGTGCGGACCTGCAACTGTCGCTCGTCGTGCGCGGGCTCGGGATCGGGCTCGTCTCACCCGACAAGCTCGCGCGCTCGCCGTATCGGGACGAGCTCGACGTCGTCGACACCGTCGATTTTCGCGCGGGCCTGACCGTATGGTTCATCCACGGCTCGCTGCCGGGACGGCTAATGCGGCCCGCGCAGCTGTTGCGCGATGCGATCGCCGACGTGCTCGCGCAGGAGGGCATCGCGCTACCCGCGGGGTGA
- a CDS encoding nuclear transport factor 2 family protein, whose amino-acid sequence MEPKLQQLLDEAEIRRVHIRYCRGVDRMDWDLIRSCYHPDAIDRHGAYEGGVEGFIKWAAALLPDFECTQHFTGNQYVKVDGDVAYAEHYAQAIHRTKPTGDAPAMDWIAFVRYVDRMERRNGEWRIADRMVVLDSQRSDPVPADSAPLADFHIGRRDKDDPSYQYGLA is encoded by the coding sequence TTGGAACCGAAACTTCAACAGCTTCTGGACGAGGCGGAAATTCGCCGTGTCCATATCCGCTACTGCCGGGGCGTCGATCGCATGGACTGGGATCTGATCCGCTCGTGCTATCACCCGGATGCGATCGATCGGCACGGGGCCTATGAGGGCGGCGTGGAGGGCTTCATCAAGTGGGCCGCGGCGTTGTTGCCGGACTTCGAATGCACGCAGCACTTCACCGGCAACCAATATGTCAAGGTCGATGGGGACGTGGCTTACGCGGAGCATTACGCGCAGGCAATCCATCGGACCAAGCCGACGGGCGACGCGCCGGCCATGGATTGGATCGCATTCGTCCGATATGTCGACCGGATGGAAAGGCGCAATGGCGAATGGCGCATTGCCGACCGGATGGTGGTGCTCGATTCGCAGCGCTCCGATCCGGTTCCCGCCGATTCGGCGCCGCTCGCGGACTTCCACATCGGACGGCGCGACAAGGACGATCCGTCGTACCAGTACGGGCTCGCGTGA
- a CDS encoding MarR family winged helix-turn-helix transcriptional regulator, giving the protein MNKSGSTAIDVVLDLPEPACGSGGMETHPVFDERSRTVPWMTRTLHRLYDLQAQKVLGKERISIAHWYYLRVLAQGGELNQLELSKRIGIASTTAVPALDSMERRGLLKRTRDPKDRRKYYVSLTDAGKCLVDQLLPDVLKMIDASFDGVDEEERLIFWKVLHQIEQNLMSMANGDTVD; this is encoded by the coding sequence ATGAACAAGTCTGGCTCGACTGCAATTGACGTGGTCCTGGATCTCCCCGAGCCGGCTTGCGGCTCAGGGGGAATGGAGACGCATCCGGTCTTCGATGAGCGGAGCAGGACCGTTCCGTGGATGACGCGAACGCTGCATCGCCTCTACGACCTCCAGGCGCAGAAAGTGCTCGGCAAAGAGAGGATTTCGATCGCGCATTGGTACTACCTCCGCGTGCTGGCTCAGGGGGGCGAGCTGAATCAGCTGGAGCTCAGCAAGCGTATCGGGATCGCCTCGACCACCGCCGTGCCCGCTTTGGACAGCATGGAGAGGCGCGGCCTGCTGAAGAGAACCCGCGATCCGAAGGACCGGCGAAAGTACTACGTGAGCCTGACCGACGCTGGCAAATGTCTAGTCGATCAATTGCTGCCGGATGTCCTCAAGATGATCGACGCATCGTTCGACGGGGTCGATGAGGAAGAGAGACTCATCTTCTGGAAGGTCTTGCATCAGATCGAGCAGAACCTCATGTCGATGGCGAATGGCGATACGGTGGATTAA
- a CDS encoding SDR family oxidoreductase: protein MTQRTFLITGATKGIGLALSERLVGAGHRVVGLARQSAAYPGELVCVDLGDPEATEAVLGELTQRYSFDGVVNNVGLVKPQLIGEVDLSTLDDVLAVNLHPAVQTVQALLPGMRARGWGRIVNISSLTVLGITHRTAYAAAKAALVSFARSWALEMAGTGITVNAVAPGPTETELFRANNAPGSEGERRYLSAVPMGRFGKPEEIAATVAFLLSDDAAFMTGQTLYVDGGASIGKLGF from the coding sequence GTGACGCAACGCACTTTTCTGATTACCGGCGCGACCAAGGGGATTGGCCTCGCGCTGAGCGAGCGGCTCGTCGGCGCGGGCCATCGCGTCGTCGGCCTCGCGCGCCAGAGCGCGGCGTACCCCGGCGAACTCGTCTGCGTCGATCTTGGCGACCCCGAAGCGACCGAAGCGGTTCTCGGCGAGCTGACGCAGCGCTACAGCTTCGACGGCGTGGTCAACAACGTCGGTCTGGTCAAGCCACAGCTGATCGGCGAAGTGGACCTGAGCACACTCGACGACGTGCTGGCCGTCAATCTGCATCCCGCCGTGCAGACCGTGCAGGCGTTATTGCCTGGCATGCGCGCGCGGGGCTGGGGCCGCATCGTCAACATCTCCAGCTTGACGGTTCTCGGCATCACCCATCGCACGGCCTACGCAGCGGCCAAGGCGGCCCTCGTCAGCTTCGCGCGTTCGTGGGCCCTCGAAATGGCGGGCACAGGGATCACGGTCAACGCCGTCGCGCCAGGACCGACCGAGACCGAACTGTTCCGCGCGAACAACGCGCCAGGCAGCGAGGGCGAGCGGCGCTACCTGTCCGCCGTGCCGATGGGGCGCTTCGGCAAGCCCGAGGAAATCGCCGCCACGGTCGCGTTCCTGCTCTCGGACGACGCCGCGTTCATGACAGGGCAAACGCTGTACGTGGATGGCGGCGCGTCGATCGGCAAGCTTGGCTTCTAA
- a CDS encoding MFS transporter, whose protein sequence is MSSSVNTRKCEAAAPERSVAADDAPSALTGPMTVFFAAAVGVIVMNLFAAQPLTGPISRSLHLAPGLTGLAATLPQLGYAAGLVLLVPLCDLVENRRLIVCVLGCCAACLATAALAHSGTVFLLASFLAGATSSVIQMLVPMAASMAPAHHRGRAVGNVMSGLMLGILLSRPAASLVTGLAGWRSFYLIAALVDAILLVVLQARLPMRKPAVETTYPALLGSLVTLLRVEPVLQQNALSASLVMGAFSAFWTAIGLRLGQPPFGFGMNDLALFALAGAGGVVVTPFAGRAGDRGIGRQVLFAGHVTMLAAWLVIGAAGAGWLGFSPGAHRAVAICLLAAGAIALDAGVVTDQTLGRRAINLLSASARGRLNGLFVGAFFVGGALGAMLAGLAWTSAGWPGVCAIGFGFTGLAFVLRRVGPQTRDDVRL, encoded by the coding sequence ATGAGCAGTTCCGTGAACACGCGCAAGTGCGAGGCCGCCGCCCCCGAACGCTCCGTTGCCGCCGACGACGCGCCGTCCGCGCTGACTGGCCCGATGACCGTGTTCTTTGCGGCAGCGGTCGGCGTGATCGTGATGAATCTCTTTGCCGCGCAGCCGCTGACCGGGCCGATCAGCCGCAGCCTGCACCTGGCGCCGGGCCTCACGGGGCTCGCGGCGACGCTTCCCCAGCTCGGCTATGCGGCCGGCCTCGTGCTGCTCGTGCCGCTTTGCGATCTCGTCGAGAACCGGCGGTTGATCGTCTGCGTGCTCGGATGCTGCGCGGCGTGCCTCGCGACCGCGGCGCTCGCGCATTCGGGCACGGTCTTTTTGCTCGCGTCGTTTCTCGCCGGCGCCACGTCGAGCGTCATCCAGATGCTGGTGCCGATGGCGGCGTCGATGGCGCCCGCGCATCATCGCGGGCGCGCGGTCGGCAACGTGATGAGCGGCCTCATGCTCGGGATCCTGCTCTCGCGTCCCGCCGCCAGTCTGGTCACGGGATTGGCTGGCTGGCGGTCGTTCTACCTGATTGCGGCACTCGTCGACGCGATCCTCCTGGTCGTGCTGCAGGCCCGCTTGCCGATGCGCAAGCCCGCAGTTGAGACGACTTACCCGGCGCTGCTGGGCTCGCTCGTGACGCTGCTGCGCGTCGAACCGGTGCTGCAGCAGAACGCGCTGTCGGCCTCGCTCGTGATGGGCGCATTCAGCGCGTTCTGGACCGCCATCGGGCTGCGGCTCGGCCAGCCGCCATTTGGCTTCGGGATGAACGACCTCGCGCTGTTCGCGCTGGCGGGGGCGGGCGGGGTGGTCGTGACGCCGTTCGCGGGCCGCGCCGGCGACCGCGGGATTGGGCGCCAAGTCTTGTTCGCCGGCCACGTGACGATGCTTGCCGCGTGGCTCGTGATCGGGGCCGCCGGCGCCGGCTGGCTGGGATTCTCGCCGGGGGCGCACCGAGCGGTCGCCATCTGCCTGCTCGCGGCAGGCGCCATCGCGCTGGATGCCGGCGTCGTGACGGACCAGACGCTCGGCCGGCGCGCGATCAACCTGTTGAGCGCGAGCGCGCGCGGCAGGCTCAACGGGCTTTTCGTCGGCGCGTTCTTCGTCGGCGGCGCGCTGGGCGCGATGCTCGCTGGGCTTGCATGGACGTCTGCAGGATGGCCTGGTGTGTGCGCAATCGGATTTGGCTTCACGGGCCTTGCGTTTGTGCTGCGGCGCGTGGGGCCGCAAACGCGCGATGATGTCCGGCTGTGA
- a CDS encoding c-type cytochrome: MKRILAAWMPAIALLAAAGIALIPAPTRAEDGARIAGQICSGCHGVHGRSESPMFPKLNAQTPEYIEAQLKGFREHARGESAARDYMWGMAALLDEAAVKSLADYYSHQPATRGAAGDPILMAKGQEIFEHGVPDKGVPACASCHGAQAQGAGTFPRLAGQHREYLLRQIEVFQNGTRANAPVMTAVAHTLSSEQAKAVAAYLQSR, encoded by the coding sequence ATGAAGAGAATACTTGCTGCATGGATGCCAGCGATCGCACTGCTTGCCGCAGCTGGCATCGCCTTGATACCAGCCCCCACACGAGCCGAGGATGGCGCCCGCATTGCCGGGCAGATTTGCTCTGGCTGCCACGGCGTACACGGGCGCAGCGAATCGCCGATGTTTCCGAAGCTCAACGCCCAGACACCGGAATACATCGAAGCCCAGCTCAAGGGTTTCCGCGAACACGCGCGCGGCGAATCCGCTGCCCGGGATTACATGTGGGGCATGGCCGCACTGCTGGACGAGGCAGCCGTCAAATCGCTGGCCGATTATTACTCGCATCAGCCCGCAACCCGGGGCGCGGCGGGTGACCCCATCTTGATGGCGAAGGGGCAGGAAATCTTCGAACACGGCGTGCCGGACAAGGGGGTGCCGGCCTGCGCTTCATGCCACGGCGCGCAGGCCCAGGGAGCCGGTACATTTCCGCGCCTCGCAGGGCAGCATCGGGAGTATCTGCTGCGTCAGATCGAGGTCTTCCAGAACGGTACCCGCGCCAACGCGCCCGTGATGACCGCCGTCGCACATACGTTGAGTTCCGAACAGGCCAAGGCCGTTGCCGCCTATCTGCAATCCAGATAA